The stretch of DNA CAGATCGAACAGCTCGTCGAGCGAGATGACCGGATCGGCTTCGACCCAGCCGGTGGCGAGCAGCGCGCGCGCCGCCTCGACCGGGCAGCCGATCTCGGCATACACCAGCTTACTGGCGCGGAACAAATTCCCCTTGCGCATGACCATGCGCACAAACAGGGCGCGCGCAGGATGGGGCAGCGTGGGAAAGGCGGCAAGAAAGGCGAGCTCGTCGTCGTCCAGGAGGTCGCGATAGCGCTCGCCGATCCAGTCGAGGACGCGCTGGAAATTATCCAGATAATAAAATTCGTTTTCCAGAACCCTGATCATCTCATGACGCCATAGTCGGGTAGCAGAGCTGTGTTCCCACAGCTCCGCCCCCTAAGAACCGTACGGGCCAGTTTCCCGGCATACGGCTCAAGTTTCTACAAAGGCCCGTTTTACCGGACCCGGTTTCTCTAACTTGATTCCTTGGCTATACACCTGTTTGTGGCAGGTTTCATGCAACAGAACCTCGTTGGATGGTATCTCTTTGCCGCCCTTGCAACGCTCAATGAGGTGATGCACATGTATATCACCTATTTCCAGCAATTGGTGACATACAAGGCATTGCCCATGTTGAGACATCCATAGGTCAGCTATTCTTTTTCTTGGGTTGATTGTTTCATGCGCCAAACTGCACGCTTTTCAAAATACTCTTCCCACGCAGGATCATAGGGATTCGCATCCGATTTGATCTTTTGGGCACCTCGAATAACCCTTGATTTTGCCGCCATCAGCGGGCCGAGCGTTTGAGTGTGGCCGGAAATGCGCGAGCGACGCCGTTTCTCGGCCTGTTTTTCAGGCTGCGGTGCTCGATTTCAGTGGTCCGGACGGACCCTGGGCGTCAGAACGCCTCGATCCGGGCCTCCTTCAAATAGACGAGGCGCTGTAAGTTGTATACAGCTACCTTCCAGCTCAGGTGCAGCGTGGCGCGCGCCAGGCCGATCGAACGCAAGGCCTTGCCACCCATCTGCGCCAGGGCGGCGAAGACATGCTCGACGCGGGCGCGGGTCTTGGCGATGCGGCGGTTGCGGCGCTCCTGGGTCTCCGAGATCGGCTTGTCTTTGCTGCCCTTGCGCTGAATCTGCATGCGCCAGCCTTGCTTGCTCAGCCTCGCTTCACGCTCGCCATCGACATAGCCCTTGTCAGCCAGGATGTTCCGATTTGTGTTGGCAGGGTCGAGCACTTCCTCGAAATGCGTGGTGTCGTGTTCGCTGGCCGTGCTCACTTTGATCTTGCGTACCAGCTTGTAGCGCTTGTCGGCGTTGGCCGAGACCTTGTAGCCGAAATAGGACTTGCCGTGCTTTTTCGTCCAGCGCGCGTCCGTATCTTTCTGGCGCCGTTTGGCTGGCTTCCAGTCGGCCGGCATCGCGCCTTCGCTGACCAGGGCTTTCTCTTCCTTGCTCAGCGACTGCCTGGGCGCCTGCACGATGCTCGCGTCGATCATTTGGCCGCCGCGAGCAATGTAGCCGTGCATGGACAACTGGCGATTGACCGCATCGAAAATGCTCTCGCTGGCGCCGGCTTGGATCAGGCGCTCCTTGAAAGTCCAGATCGTCGTTCGGTCCGGGATCTGGCTGCTGGCGCGCAGTCCGACGAAACGCTGAAAGCTCAGGCGATCAAGCAGCTGGAATTCCATCTGCTCATCGCTCAAGTTGAACAACTGCTGGATCAGCAGCACGCGCACCATCAGTTCGGTGGGGAACGGTGGACGGCCGCCGCGTTCGCGGCTGGGACGCGGTGCCGCACGATCGACTTCGGCGGCAAGGGCAACGAAGTCGACATGCTGCTCCAACACCCGCAGCGCATCGCCAAGCTTGTTCAGCTTGGCTTCGCGCTCCTGGTCGGCAAACAAACTGGTCTTGATCATGAAAATTTACGTCAGGTTCGAGGCGACAGCATCATGACAGATTCGGGAGGGTTTTTCGAGGTGCCCTTTTGATGACGTTCTATTGGCATTCTCGAAGCAAGCCGTATTGCACTATAAATTGGCTCGCCTTCTTTCGGCAGTCTTCCGTCTCGGACGGCAAACATGTTTCGGTCGCCGACTCGATGGAAGTATCGTTCTGCTATCCATTTATTAGTTTTCTTTGGATGACGACGTTTTGCCCATCGCCACAAACAATACCAAATCTGATTGTCCACCACCGTAAAGGTATGACTCGAAACCACGTGTCGGTGGTACCTTGCCCAACCATCAATCACCGGATTCAATGCTTCGATGATCTTGGATTGAGGCGCCGCACCCAGCTTCTTAACAAGACTCCGAACTTTCTGTAAGAAAGCCTTGATGTTTCTCCTGGAAGGCTTGATTAATTAGGGCTGATCCGTTGCTCCAATAACTCCTTGGACGCTCCGGTAATAACAAAGTCGTCCGCATAACGTACCATATTCACCTTTGCCGTTTCGAACTGTTTATCGTTCTTAAAAGCACCTCTAAGAGCGTTTTCCAATCCATTTAATGCAAAGTTGGCTAGCACCGGGCTAATTATCCCGCCTTGCGGCGTTCCTTTCAACATTGGTGCAAATACGTTTCCTTCCAAGTAACCTGCTCTCAACCATTTCCTGAGAATGCCTGTGTCCATGGGGACGTGGTCAAGCAACCAGTCATGGTCGATGTTGTCGAAGCAGCCTTGTATATCTGCCTCAAAAATCCACTCTGCCGATCGACGTATTCCTTTGTCTTTCGGATTTCCATGAAATCGTGCGTTCAAAAAGCACTGCGCAATCGCGTCATGGGTAGAGCGAGCTTTGCGGAACCCGTATGACTGTTCATCAGACACCGTTTCGGATACAGGGTCTAGAGCTAACAAGTGCAAAGCCTGCATAGCTCGGTCCCGCATCGTCGGGATGCTCAGGGGTCGCATTTTCCCGTTACTCTTTGGGATGTATATCCGTTTAAGCGGCAGGGGATGATATCCCTGT from Massilia varians encodes:
- a CDS encoding group II intron maturase-specific domain-containing protein — translated: MKPSRRNIKAFLQKVRSLVKKLGAAPQSKIIEALNPVIDGWARYHRHVVSSHTFTVVDNQIWYCLWRWAKRRHPKKTNKWIAERYFHRVGDRNMFAVRDGRLPKEGEPIYSAIRLASRMPIERHQKGTSKNPPESVMMLSPRT
- a CDS encoding IS5 family transposase, coding for MIKTSLFADQEREAKLNKLGDALRVLEQHVDFVALAAEVDRAAPRPSRERGGRPPFPTELMVRVLLIQQLFNLSDEQMEFQLLDRLSFQRFVGLRASSQIPDRTTIWTFKERLIQAGASESIFDAVNRQLSMHGYIARGGQMIDASIVQAPRQSLSKEEKALVSEGAMPADWKPAKRRQKDTDARWTKKHGKSYFGYKVSANADKRYKLVRKIKVSTASEHDTTHFEEVLDPANTNRNILADKGYVDGEREARLSKQGWRMQIQRKGSKDKPISETQERRNRRIAKTRARVEHVFAALAQMGGKALRSIGLARATLHLSWKVAVYNLQRLVYLKEARIEAF
- a CDS encoding HNH endonuclease; this translates as MSQHGQCLVCHQLLEIGDIHVHHLIERCKGGKEIPSNEVLLHETCHKQVYSQGIKLEKPGPVKRAFVET
- a CDS encoding reverse transcriptase N-terminal domain-containing protein, whose product is MNGQLTCALADIKTSWHDIDWAEAYRYVRRMQTRIVKATQEKRWNKVKALQRLLTSSFYGKALAVRRVTENQGKRTPGIDGSLWSTPGAKMDAAYSLKRQGYHPLPLKRIYIPKSNGKMRPLSIPTMRDRAMQALHLLALDPVSETVSDEQSYGFRKARSTHDAIAQCFLNARFHGNPKDKGIRRSAEWIFEADIQGCFDNIDHDWLLDHVPMDTGILRKWLRAGYLEGNVFAPMLKGTPQGGIISPVLANFALNGLENALRGAFKNDKQFETAKVNMVRYADDFVITGASKELLEQRISPN